In the Methylophilus sp. 5 genome, one interval contains:
- a CDS encoding efflux RND transporter periplasmic adaptor subunit: MSRVLFSTLLAAALAVMSTACTEKPAPAPETKEVVDPSLVTLTKELMATVSTGPVAELAFVDTLRIPGRIQVDEQYESRAGASITGRISTLDVNLGDEVKAGQRLAMIKSTELAQYQLSYIKASQQMQLQTKAVDRAKQLLEADVISLAELQRREGELNAANAELNAARDQLLVLGMPPASISQLGLHNSGMSTSQVNSKITGTVIARKARLGQVVAPAEELFVIADLSHVWAVAEIPEQQIAHIKEGQSLDIEVPALDDAELTGTLAFVGDIVNPATRTVMARANISNEKMLLKPDMLITILLEAKPEKVIAIPATAVVRENNADHVFVQTLKPTQYKLLPITLGRTYQGHREVLQGLQPGDQIVLDGAFHVNNERKRKEME, translated from the coding sequence ATGTCTCGTGTTTTATTTTCAACTTTGCTCGCTGCCGCGCTGGCTGTGATGTCCACCGCGTGCACCGAAAAACCTGCCCCGGCGCCAGAAACCAAAGAAGTGGTCGACCCTAGCCTGGTCACCCTGACCAAAGAGCTGATGGCAACGGTTAGCACCGGCCCGGTAGCAGAGCTTGCCTTTGTCGATACCTTGCGCATTCCCGGCCGTATTCAGGTTGATGAACAATATGAATCCAGGGCCGGGGCGTCCATCACTGGCCGCATTAGTACGTTAGATGTCAACCTGGGCGATGAAGTGAAAGCAGGCCAGCGACTGGCTATGATTAAAAGTACCGAGCTGGCGCAATATCAGCTTAGCTATATCAAGGCCAGCCAGCAAATGCAATTGCAAACCAAAGCGGTTGACCGCGCCAAGCAACTGCTTGAAGCCGATGTGATCAGCCTGGCGGAGCTACAACGCCGCGAAGGTGAGCTCAATGCCGCCAATGCCGAATTAAATGCCGCGCGTGACCAGTTGCTGGTGCTTGGTATGCCGCCTGCCAGCATCTCCCAATTGGGCTTGCACAACAGTGGCATGTCTACCAGCCAGGTCAACTCTAAAATCACCGGCACGGTGATTGCACGTAAAGCCAGACTGGGCCAGGTTGTTGCACCCGCAGAAGAACTGTTTGTGATTGCCGATTTGTCACACGTGTGGGCGGTGGCAGAAATTCCTGAGCAACAAATTGCGCATATTAAAGAAGGTCAGTCGCTGGATATTGAAGTGCCCGCACTAGACGATGCCGAACTCACTGGCACACTGGCTTTTGTCGGTGACATTGTGAACCCGGCCACGCGTACGGTGATGGCACGCGCCAACATCAGCAATGAAAAAATGCTGTTAAAACCTGACATGCTGATTACGATTCTGCTCGAGGCAAAACCTGAAAAAGTCATTGCTATCCCCGCTACTGCAGTGGTGCGTGAAAACAATGCTGACCATGTGTTTGTACAAACCTTAAAGCCAACGCAATATAAATTGCTGCCAATCACACTGGGCCGGACTTACCAGGGCCATAGAGAAGTGCTGCAAGGCTTGCAACCCGGTGATCAAATCGTGCTCGATGGCGCGTTTCATGTCAACAATGAACGCAAGCGCAAAGAAATGGAGTAA